A genomic stretch from Bradyrhizobium sp. 195 includes:
- a CDS encoding DUF2778 domain-containing protein, translating to MLSLAAVALALGAAAWVADIGDSNLGASSPLVSAALPPSNTPSFEDRFASASGNPPARDLGLRTLERSALNAVQLKLRDAKAMLAQKLQGDDWRSTLTDDDRSVTEEARPSQRADAIPMPRSRPVQADFASQVASSQAYADTSPRVDNRSFFERFTDKIRLASLTPGDGLLGRAPDLGALGYDSRTAVYDIKAKALYLPSGVALEAHSGLGALMDDPDHVDRRMVGATPPATYDLKPREKLFHGVRALRMTPVEGTSALGRVGLLTHNYMLGPRGDSNGCVSIKDYDRFLKAYDNGEFNRLVVVPSLSGSATASQRASTDS from the coding sequence TTGCTGTCTCTGGCTGCCGTCGCGTTGGCGCTGGGCGCCGCCGCCTGGGTCGCGGACATCGGGGATTCGAATCTGGGCGCTTCGAGCCCGCTGGTCTCCGCCGCGCTGCCGCCGAGCAATACGCCGTCCTTCGAAGATCGTTTCGCTTCGGCGTCCGGCAATCCGCCGGCCCGGGACCTCGGCCTGCGGACACTGGAGCGTTCCGCCCTGAATGCGGTCCAGCTCAAGCTTCGCGACGCCAAGGCGATGCTCGCCCAGAAGCTGCAGGGCGACGACTGGCGTTCGACCCTGACCGACGACGACCGGTCCGTGACCGAGGAGGCGAGACCCTCACAGCGCGCCGACGCCATTCCGATGCCGCGCTCGCGCCCGGTCCAGGCCGATTTCGCCTCCCAAGTCGCCTCGAGCCAGGCCTATGCCGACACCAGTCCCAGGGTCGACAACCGCAGCTTCTTCGAAAGATTCACCGACAAGATCAGGCTGGCCTCGCTGACGCCCGGCGATGGCCTGCTCGGCAGGGCACCGGATCTCGGCGCCCTCGGCTACGATTCGCGGACGGCGGTCTATGACATCAAGGCCAAGGCGCTTTACCTGCCGAGTGGCGTGGCGCTGGAGGCCCATTCAGGGCTGGGCGCGCTGATGGACGATCCCGACCATGTCGATCGGCGGATGGTCGGCGCGACGCCGCCGGCGACCTATGATCTGAAGCCGCGCGAAAAGCTGTTTCACGGCGTCCGTGCGCTGCGTATGACCCCGGTCGAAGGCACCAGCGCGCTTGGCCGTGTCGGTCTGCTCACGCACAACTACATGCTCGGGCCGCGCGGCGATTCCAACGGCTGCGTTTCGATCAAGGACTATGATCGTTTCCTCAAAGCTTACGACAATGGCGAGTTCAACCGTCTTGTCGTGGTGCCGAGCCTGAGCGGATCGGCGACCGCCTCGCAGCGCGCGAGCACCGACTCCTGA